Proteins from a genomic interval of Pseudomonas anuradhapurensis:
- a CDS encoding AMP-binding protein encodes MSQPSYTRGRQDQPLLTLTIGQAFDATVARCADGEALVSRHQGLRYSWRQLAEQVEVHARALMALGVNTGDRVGIWSPNCAQWCILQLASAKVGAILVNINPAYRVGELEYVLRQSGCHWLVCADAFKTSDYHAMVQQLVPELAGAIPGQLASARLPDLRGVISLAANPPSGFLPWHALAERAGQTSREACVARQQSLQFDQPVNIQYTSGTTGAPKGATLSHYNILNNGFMVGASLGLSERDRMVIPVPLYHCFGMVMANLGCITHGSTMVYPNDAFDAELTLRAVAEERASILYGVPTMFIAMLDHPLRAHVDLSTLRSGIMAGATCPIEVMRRVIDQLHMAEVQIAYGMTETSPVSLQTGPDDDLELRVTSVGRTQPQLENKVVDADGCIVPRGKIGELCTRGYSVMLGYWDNPQATAEAIDPAGWMHSGDLAVMDEQGYVRIVGRNKDMIIRGGENIYPRELEEFFYTHPAVADAQVIGIPCSRYGEEIVAWIKLHPGHSATVEELQTWCKARIAHFKVPRHIRFVDEFPMTVTGKVQKFRMREISVAEISAVTAG; translated from the coding sequence ATGAGTCAACCAAGCTATACCCGCGGTCGCCAGGACCAACCGCTGCTGACCCTGACCATCGGCCAGGCGTTCGATGCCACCGTGGCCCGCTGTGCCGATGGCGAAGCCCTGGTCTCGCGCCACCAGGGCCTGCGCTACAGCTGGCGGCAGCTGGCCGAACAGGTCGAAGTGCATGCCCGTGCGCTGATGGCGCTGGGGGTAAATACCGGCGACCGCGTCGGCATCTGGTCGCCCAACTGTGCCCAGTGGTGCATCCTGCAACTGGCCAGTGCCAAGGTCGGCGCGATACTGGTGAATATCAACCCGGCCTACCGCGTGGGCGAGCTTGAATATGTACTGCGCCAGTCCGGCTGCCACTGGCTGGTGTGTGCCGACGCGTTCAAGACCTCCGATTACCATGCCATGGTCCAGCAACTGGTACCCGAGCTGGCTGGCGCCATACCGGGTCAACTGGCCAGTGCACGGCTGCCGGATCTGCGTGGTGTGATCAGCCTCGCGGCCAACCCGCCGTCAGGCTTCCTGCCCTGGCATGCGCTGGCTGAGCGGGCAGGGCAGACCTCTCGCGAGGCTTGCGTTGCGCGCCAGCAGAGCCTGCAGTTCGACCAGCCGGTGAACATCCAGTACACCTCCGGCACCACCGGCGCACCCAAGGGTGCCACGCTCAGCCACTACAACATCCTCAACAACGGTTTCATGGTCGGCGCAAGCCTGGGCCTGAGCGAACGCGACCGCATGGTGATCCCGGTGCCGCTTTACCACTGCTTTGGCATGGTCATGGCCAACCTCGGCTGCATCACCCACGGCAGCACCATGGTCTACCCCAACGACGCCTTCGACGCCGAGCTCACCCTGCGCGCCGTGGCCGAGGAGCGTGCCAGCATCCTCTATGGCGTGCCGACCATGTTCATCGCCATGCTCGACCACCCGTTGCGGGCACACGTGGACCTGTCCACCTTGCGCAGCGGCATCATGGCCGGCGCCACCTGCCCGATCGAGGTGATGCGCCGGGTCATCGACCAGCTGCACATGGCCGAAGTGCAGATTGCCTACGGCATGACCGAGACCAGCCCGGTATCGCTGCAGACCGGCCCGGACGACGACCTGGAGCTGCGTGTGACCAGCGTTGGCCGTACCCAACCGCAACTGGAGAACAAGGTCGTGGACGCCGACGGCTGCATCGTCCCGCGCGGGAAGATCGGCGAGCTGTGCACCCGTGGCTACAGCGTGATGCTCGGCTACTGGGACAACCCGCAGGCCACGGCGGAGGCCATCGACCCGGCCGGCTGGATGCATTCGGGCGACCTGGCGGTGATGGACGAGCAGGGCTATGTGCGCATCGTCGGGCGCAACAAGGACATGATCATTCGCGGTGGCGAGAACATCTACCCGCGTGAGTTGGAAGAGTTCTTCTACACCCACCCGGCGGTGGCCGATGCGCAGGTGATCGGCATTCCGTGCAGCCGGTATGGCGAGGAAATCGTCGCCTGGATCAAGCTGCATCCGGGGCACAGCGCCACGGTCGAGGAGTTGCAGACATGGTGCAAGGCGCGCATCGCGCATTTCAAGGTGCCGCGGCATATCCGTTTCGTCGACGAGTTCCCGATGACGGTGACCGGCAAGGTGCAGAAGTTCCGCATGCGCGAGATCAGTGTGGCGGAGATATCGGCGGTTACTGCTGGTTGA
- a CDS encoding carboxyl transferase domain-containing protein — translation MATLHTQINPRSAEFAGNRAAMLEQVQALRGLLAQVAQGGGPKAQERHTSRGKLLPRERIDRLLDPGSPFLEIGQLAAHEVYGEDVPAAGVIAGIGRVEGVECMIVANDATVKGGSYYPLTVKKHLRAQTIALQNRLPCIYLVDSGGANLPRQDEVFPDREHFGRIFFNQANMSALGIPQIAVVMGSCTAGGAYVPAMADEAIMVRQQATIFLAGPPLVKAATGEVVSAEDLGGADVHCRTSGVADHYADNDEHALALARRSVANLNWRKLGQLQRQAPVAPLYAAEELYGVVPADAKQPFDVREVIARLVDGSQFDEFKALFGTTLVCGFAHLHGYPVAILANNGILFAEAAQKGAHFIELACQRGIPLLFLQNITGFMVGKKYEEGGIAKHGAKLVTAVACAQVPKFTVIIGGSFGAGNYGMCGRAYDPRFLWMWPNARIGVMGAEQAAGVLAQVKREQSERSGQPFSAEDEARLKQPILDQYEHQGHPYYSSARLWDDGVIDPAQTRDVLGLALSAALNAAIEPSRFGIFRM, via the coding sequence ATGGCTACCTTGCACACCCAGATCAACCCGCGTTCGGCGGAGTTCGCCGGCAACCGCGCGGCCATGCTCGAACAGGTCCAGGCCCTGCGTGGCCTGCTCGCCCAAGTGGCCCAGGGCGGCGGGCCCAAGGCCCAGGAACGCCACACCTCACGCGGCAAGCTGCTGCCGCGCGAGCGCATCGACCGCCTGCTGGACCCCGGCTCGCCGTTCCTCGAGATCGGCCAGCTGGCCGCCCATGAGGTGTATGGCGAAGACGTACCGGCTGCCGGCGTGATCGCCGGCATCGGCCGCGTCGAGGGCGTGGAATGCATGATCGTGGCCAACGACGCCACGGTCAAAGGCGGTTCCTACTACCCACTGACGGTAAAGAAACACCTGCGCGCGCAGACCATCGCCCTGCAGAACCGCCTGCCGTGCATCTACCTAGTGGACTCCGGCGGCGCCAACCTGCCACGCCAGGACGAAGTGTTCCCCGACCGTGAGCATTTCGGGCGGATCTTCTTCAACCAGGCCAACATGAGTGCCCTGGGCATCCCGCAGATCGCCGTGGTCATGGGCTCGTGCACGGCCGGCGGTGCCTACGTGCCAGCCATGGCCGACGAAGCGATCATGGTGCGTCAGCAGGCCACCATCTTCCTTGCCGGCCCGCCCCTGGTGAAGGCCGCCACCGGTGAAGTGGTGAGCGCCGAAGACCTCGGCGGCGCCGATGTGCACTGCCGCACCAGCGGCGTGGCCGACCACTATGCCGACAACGACGAGCACGCCCTGGCCCTGGCCCGGCGCAGCGTGGCCAACCTCAACTGGCGCAAGCTGGGCCAGTTGCAGCGCCAGGCCCCGGTGGCACCGCTGTATGCCGCCGAGGAGCTGTATGGCGTGGTGCCGGCCGATGCCAAGCAGCCGTTCGACGTGCGTGAGGTGATCGCCCGGCTGGTCGACGGCTCGCAGTTCGATGAATTCAAGGCGCTGTTCGGCACCACCCTGGTATGCGGTTTCGCCCACCTGCACGGCTACCCGGTGGCGATCCTGGCCAACAACGGCATCCTCTTCGCCGAAGCCGCGCAGAAAGGCGCGCACTTCATCGAACTGGCCTGCCAGCGCGGCATCCCGCTGCTGTTCCTGCAGAACATCACCGGCTTCATGGTCGGCAAGAAGTACGAGGAAGGCGGCATCGCCAAGCACGGCGCCAAGCTGGTCACTGCGGTGGCCTGCGCCCAGGTGCCGAAGTTCACGGTGATCATTGGCGGCAGCTTCGGTGCCGGCAACTACGGCATGTGCGGCCGCGCCTACGACCCACGCTTCCTGTGGATGTGGCCCAACGCGCGGATTGGCGTGATGGGCGCCGAGCAGGCCGCCGGCGTGCTGGCCCAGGTCAAGCGCGAGCAGAGCGAGCGCAGTGGCCAGCCGTTCAGCGCCGAAGACGAAGCCCGGCTCAAGCAACCGATCCTCGACCAGTACGAGCATCAGGGCCACCCTTACTACTCCAGCGCCCGCCTGTGGGATGACGGCGTCATCGACCCGGCCCAGACCCGCGACGTGCTCGGCCTGGCCTTGTCGGCCGCGCTGAACGCAGCGATCGAACCGAGCCGCTTCGGCATTTTCCGGATGTGA
- a CDS encoding gamma-carboxygeranoyl-CoA hydratase, translated as MSDFSTLEVIRDPRGFATLWLSREDKNNAFNALMIRELIVALDQLAEDASLRFVLLRGRGRHFSAGADLAWMQQSAQLDFNTNLDDARELGELMYALHRLKTPTLAVVQGAAFGGALGLISCCDMAIGAEDAQLCLSEVRIGLAPAVISPFVVKAIGERAARRYALTAERFSGVRARELGLLAEVYPASELDAQVEAWVANLLQNSPQALRATKDLLREVDAGELSPALRRYCENTIARIRVSAEGQEGLRAFLEKRRPAWQTDDKKEPRP; from the coding sequence ATGAGCGATTTCAGCACCCTCGAAGTGATCCGCGACCCGCGCGGTTTCGCCACCCTGTGGCTGAGCCGCGAGGACAAGAACAACGCCTTCAACGCCTTGATGATCCGCGAGCTGATCGTCGCCCTCGACCAGCTGGCCGAGGACGCCAGCCTGCGCTTTGTGCTGCTGCGCGGCCGTGGCCGGCACTTCAGCGCCGGCGCCGACCTGGCCTGGATGCAGCAGTCGGCGCAACTGGACTTCAACACCAACCTGGACGACGCCCGCGAGCTGGGCGAGCTGATGTACGCCCTGCACCGCCTGAAGACGCCGACCCTGGCGGTGGTCCAAGGCGCAGCCTTTGGCGGCGCACTGGGCCTGATCAGTTGCTGCGACATGGCCATCGGTGCCGAGGACGCCCAGCTGTGCCTGTCGGAAGTGCGCATCGGCCTGGCCCCGGCAGTGATCAGCCCGTTCGTGGTCAAGGCCATCGGTGAGCGCGCCGCCCGCCGCTACGCCCTCACCGCCGAACGCTTCAGTGGTGTGCGAGCGCGCGAACTGGGCCTGCTGGCCGAGGTGTACCCGGCCAGCGAGCTGGACGCCCAGGTCGAAGCCTGGGTCGCCAACCTGCTGCAGAACAGCCCGCAGGCGCTGCGCGCCACCAAGGACCTGCTGCGCGAGGTGGACGCCGGCGAACTCAGCCCGGCCCTGCGCCGCTACTGCGAAAACACCATCGCCCGCATCCGCGTCAGCGCCGAAGGCCAGGAGGGCCTGCGCGCCTTCCTGGAAAAACGCCGCCCCGCCTGGCAAACCGATGACAAGAAGGAGCCGCGCCCATGA
- a CDS encoding isovaleryl-CoA dehydrogenase, with amino-acid sequence MHYPTLNFALGETIDMLRDQVRTFVAAELAPRAAQIDHDNLFPADMWRKFGDMGLLGVTVPEEYGGAGLGYLAHVVSMEEISRGSASVALSYGAHSNLCVNQINRNGSHAQKLKYLPKLISGEHIGALAMSEPNAGSDVVSMKLRAEKRGDHYVLNGSKTWITNGPDANTYVIYAKTDLDKGAHGITAFIVERDWKGFSRSNKFDKLGMRGSNTCELFFDGVEVPEENILGQLNGGVRVLMSGLDYERVVLSGGPTGIMQSCMDLVVPYIHDRKQFGQSIGEFQLIQGKIADMYTQLNASRAYLYAVAQACDRGETTRKDAAGVILYTAERATQMALEAIQILGGNGYINEFPAGRLLRDAKLYEIGAGTSEIRRMLIGRELFNETR; translated from the coding sequence ATGCATTACCCCACCCTGAACTTCGCCCTGGGCGAAACCATCGACATGCTCCGCGACCAGGTCCGCACCTTCGTCGCCGCCGAACTGGCGCCACGCGCCGCGCAAATCGACCACGACAACCTGTTCCCCGCCGACATGTGGCGCAAGTTCGGTGACATGGGCCTGCTGGGCGTCACCGTGCCGGAAGAATACGGCGGTGCCGGCCTGGGCTACCTGGCCCACGTGGTGTCGATGGAAGAAATCAGCCGTGGCTCGGCCTCGGTGGCACTGTCCTACGGCGCCCACTCCAACCTCTGCGTCAACCAGATCAACCGCAACGGCAGCCACGCGCAGAAGCTCAAGTACCTGCCCAAGCTGATCAGCGGCGAGCACATCGGCGCCCTGGCCATGAGCGAGCCCAACGCCGGCTCCGACGTGGTGTCGATGAAGCTGCGCGCGGAAAAGCGCGGCGACCACTACGTGCTCAACGGCAGCAAGACCTGGATCACCAACGGCCCCGATGCCAACACCTACGTGATCTATGCCAAGACCGACCTGGACAAGGGCGCGCACGGCATCACCGCGTTCATCGTCGAGCGTGACTGGAAAGGCTTCAGCCGCAGCAACAAGTTCGACAAGCTGGGCATGCGCGGCTCCAACACCTGCGAGCTGTTCTTCGACGGCGTCGAGGTGCCGGAAGAAAACATCCTCGGCCAGCTCAACGGCGGCGTGCGCGTGCTGATGAGCGGCCTGGACTACGAGCGCGTGGTGCTGTCGGGCGGGCCGACCGGCATCATGCAAAGCTGCATGGACCTGGTGGTGCCGTACATCCATGACCGCAAGCAGTTCGGCCAGAGCATCGGCGAGTTCCAGCTGATCCAGGGCAAGATTGCCGACATGTATACCCAGCTCAACGCCAGCCGCGCCTACCTGTACGCCGTGGCCCAGGCCTGCGACCGTGGCGAGACCACCCGCAAGGACGCTGCCGGGGTCATCCTCTACACCGCCGAGCGCGCCACGCAGATGGCCCTGGAGGCGATCCAGATTCTTGGCGGCAACGGCTACATCAACGAATTCCCGGCAGGCCGCCTGCTGCGCGACGCCAAGCTGTACGAGATCGGTGCCGGCACCAGCGAAATCCGCCGGATGCTGATCGGCCGCGAACTGTTCAACGAAACCCGCTGA
- a CDS encoding acetyl/propionyl/methylcrotonyl-CoA carboxylase subunit alpha → MSRPALTTLLVANRGEIACRVMRTAKAMGLTTVAVHSATDRDARHSREADIRVDLGGSKAADSYLVVDKILAAAKASGAQAIHPGYGFLSENAGFARAIEQAGLIFLGPPASAIDAMGSKSAAKALMEAAGVPLVPGYHGEAQDLDTFRAAAERIGYPVLLKASAGGGGKGMKVVEEESQLADALASAQREAQASFGDARMLVEKYMLKPRHVEIQVFADQHGNCLYLNERDCSIQRRHQKVVEEAPAPGLSPELRRAMGEAAVRAAQAIGYVGAGTVEFLLDARGEFFFMEMNTRLQVEHPVTEAITGLDLVAWQIRVACGEPLPITQEQVPLIGHAIEVRLYAEDPANEFLPATGTLALYRESAPGEGRRVDSGVSEGDAVSPFYDPMLGKLIAWGEDREQARLRLLAMLDEFAIGGLKTNIAFLRRILVHPAFAAAELDTGFIPRHQAMLLPAPQALPAAFWEAAAEAWLQGQGGQQRDDDRGSPWAERTGLRLGLPARSSLHLASNGQDQAVALERSTASAWQLLGEHLVHDHAGVRRQHLALRRGGMLYLQWDGEMHAVQAFDPIAEAEASHSHQGGLGAPMNGSIVRVLVEPGQLVEAGTALVVLEAMKMEHSIRAPHGGTVQALFCQEGDMVSEGTVLVELAE, encoded by the coding sequence ATGAGCCGCCCCGCTTTGACCACCCTGCTGGTCGCCAACCGTGGCGAAATCGCCTGCCGGGTGATGCGCACCGCCAAGGCCATGGGCCTGACCACCGTTGCCGTGCACAGCGCCACCGACCGTGACGCCCGGCACAGCCGCGAAGCCGATATCCGCGTCGACCTCGGCGGCAGCAAGGCAGCCGACAGCTACCTGGTGGTCGACAAGATTCTCGCCGCCGCCAAGGCCAGCGGCGCCCAGGCCATTCACCCCGGCTATGGCTTCCTGTCGGAGAACGCGGGCTTTGCCCGTGCCATCGAACAGGCCGGGCTGATTTTCCTCGGCCCACCGGCCAGCGCCATCGATGCGATGGGCAGCAAGTCGGCGGCCAAGGCGCTGATGGAAGCCGCTGGCGTGCCGCTGGTACCGGGTTACCACGGCGAAGCCCAGGACCTCGACACCTTCCGCGCCGCCGCCGAACGCATCGGCTACCCGGTGCTGCTCAAGGCCAGCGCCGGCGGTGGTGGCAAGGGCATGAAAGTGGTCGAGGAGGAAAGCCAGCTGGCCGACGCCCTGGCCTCGGCCCAGCGCGAAGCGCAAGCGTCGTTCGGCGATGCGCGCATGCTGGTGGAAAAGTACATGCTCAAGCCGCGCCACGTGGAAATCCAGGTGTTCGCTGACCAGCACGGCAATTGCCTGTACCTCAACGAGCGTGACTGCTCGATCCAGCGCCGTCACCAGAAGGTGGTTGAAGAAGCCCCGGCACCTGGCCTGTCGCCTGAACTGCGCCGGGCCATGGGCGAAGCGGCGGTCCGCGCCGCCCAGGCGATCGGCTATGTCGGTGCCGGCACCGTCGAGTTCCTGCTCGACGCCCGTGGCGAGTTCTTCTTCATGGAGATGAACACCCGCCTGCAGGTGGAGCACCCGGTTACCGAGGCCATCACCGGGCTCGACCTGGTGGCCTGGCAGATCCGCGTAGCCTGCGGCGAGCCCCTGCCGATCACCCAGGAACAGGTGCCGCTGATCGGCCATGCCATCGAAGTGCGCCTGTATGCCGAGGACCCGGCCAACGAATTCCTGCCCGCCACTGGCACGCTGGCGCTGTACCGTGAGTCGGCGCCTGGCGAAGGCCGGCGGGTGGACAGTGGCGTCAGCGAGGGCGATGCGGTATCGCCATTCTACGACCCGATGCTGGGCAAGCTGATCGCCTGGGGCGAAGACCGCGAGCAGGCACGCCTGCGCTTGCTGGCCATGCTCGATGAATTTGCCATTGGCGGGCTGAAGACCAACATTGCCTTCCTGCGGCGCATTCTCGTGCACCCGGCATTTGCCGCGGCCGAGCTGGACACCGGCTTCATTCCGCGCCACCAGGCCATGCTGCTGCCCGCGCCGCAGGCGTTGCCAGCCGCTTTCTGGGAAGCCGCGGCCGAGGCGTGGCTGCAAGGCCAGGGCGGGCAGCAGCGGGATGACGACCGCGGTTCGCCGTGGGCCGAGCGCACTGGCCTGCGCCTGGGCCTGCCGGCACGCAGCAGCCTGCATCTGGCCAGTAATGGGCAGGATCAGGCGGTGGCCCTGGAACGCAGTACCGCGTCCGCCTGGCAACTGCTGGGCGAGCACCTGGTGCATGACCATGCAGGTGTACGCCGCCAGCATCTGGCGCTCCGCCGTGGTGGCATGCTGTACCTGCAGTGGGACGGCGAGATGCATGCGGTGCAAGCCTTCGACCCGATCGCCGAGGCCGAGGCCAGCCACAGCCATCAGGGCGGTTTGGGCGCGCCGATGAATGGCAGCATCGTGCGGGTGCTGGTAGAGCCGGGACAGCTGGTCGAAGCGGGGACGGCGCTGGTGGTGCTGGAGGCGATGAAGATGGAGCACAGCATTCGAGCGCCGCATGGCGGCACGGTACAGGCGTTGTTCTGCCAGGAAGGCGACATGGTCAGCGAAGGGACGGTCCTGGTCGAATTGGCCGAGTGA